The region CTGTCACTCACAGTTCATTGATGGGAGTGGAGATTATAGAAGTGCTCCTGATTAGTGTTGAGGGTGAATTTTTTTTACGTTTAGAGATTTTTGTTTACAAACTGTGGGAGATTCGTCGGTACGGTACGTGCAGGTGAATTGAGCAAGACGAATGTTATGTACCTGGGTAGGTTCAATAGGCGATTAATGagctaaaattaactaatcaactttttCATTTTAGGGGGCAAGTTCATATCCCAAAATTAAACGCCGTCAGCAACGAAGGAGAACCCTGTTGTTTAAATTTTCTTAGTCAGCAATGTGGTTCAAAATATCTAACATCAAAAATACGGATTTAAAAGCTCgtggaattgttttttttttctccacgttAATAAAATGTCGTCGCTATAGCATTTATGACGCATCCTATACAGAAGCCCTTTGTGTATTTGATGATGTAGATAAAGTTAACTCGATTTCGGTTACATTACCAAGCCCAGCGACGCCTCTTTATAGATATTCAATGCTGGAAAGCCGATTCAACGAGCTATCAAATGCTTATATTAAGTTAGGTATTTCAAACCAGATTGCAGACTAAGAAAATTTAAAATCCCAAAAATTTAAAAACCTCtgatgttgacggccttcaataTAGCGATATAATCCAGACTCCTTGAACCAGAAATCAAAAGTTCAGTCATTATTTCAGTTAATTATTCGCCTTTTTCCTGCGCTCTGTGAGGTACACGTCCACCTTActgtacaatccacctgcacggactGCATAGAAGTATCTCTcgctgtttttaaaataaaaatctctaaacgtaaaagaaaaaaaaacggtattgGCGTTGTGCACCCCTTAGGCGCCTCACCGTCAGCGCGGCGTTCAGCGTCACCAGTGGCCTTTTTTGCATACCGAGTCGGACGACTTCCCATAGGAATGCACGTAAACAATGCTTATCAATGCAGTTTTACGATTTTCCAGTGCCCCTATGCATTTGTTCCTTCGTGAATAAAAGTCGAGTGCACCCTATAACACATTGTGAAAGTATTTCATTTCGAAATGATGTGTATTTATGACAGCGCGATACGTGCGAGTGGGGGCCGCCCGCTGCAGTGCGTGCCGGTCGGGACTGCGATTCATAGAAGCACATTTAAAAAAAGAATTTCCAAAGCTTATTCTTGTTTTACAGCGTACTCATCGAGGGAGCCGTTAGTTTGCAGGTGGCGTGTGGTTTGAAAAAAGACTCTGACAAAATATACAACGTCATTTCAAAGCTGCATTTACAAAACGTCACGTTAAAAATATGTGTTGTGAAGCCTAACATGCACTCAACTGTGGTTCTATCAGTTGGTGTTTCTCCGAATCATAAAAGCTCCTCGTAGActaagacatgaagccaagtgcGCTAAGTTCTCTCCCTAAAACAGAGTTTGAAATTAGACAGCCTGGGCAGCTCTGCATGAAGCGCGCTTCTCAAATTGCGTGATGACCGAAAGACAGCAAACTGCGccccgtagcagacgacgccgcaGACGGTAGGTCCGGCCGCCTCCGAAGTCCGAGACCCCCCTAAGTTTGTAAACGCCGCGGGGTTCCGGCTGATCAATGGCCAGAGAAGTTTCTTTCAAAAGGGAAACTCGACTTaacgcattcatttttttttaatttgccgcGTCCACGATTTGAGGAAACTTGGGACTACAGACGGGAGTGACGTAGCGGCGCCTTAGCCACGGGCCGATGACAAACTATGCCcggcaacgaaaaaaaaactaaagtatTATTCTGACTTGTGAACGCACGCCttcccttaaaggggctctgaacgGGGCTCTAATCAATTTGCGGCATGCGTggaatattgaagcacgccgcttcacgaatagtgtccagcaaggatttttaaatgtgctttgtagaagctaagttatctgtagttaaagcttgaatttcagcgtcttcgcgcctttccctctcctctcgtcgctttttgcacgctggaaggtaggcgctccttcgccgacccccctctgggagctgAGCTTCCCGACCccccggagctaagcggcttatttgccgcggccacggtagctgcctgacctctgcaagaatctaaccaatgccGACCtatcaccttgtctacgcagatgcgggggacggaggagggtgcgagcatgaaaaagtcgctgggaagggctcgccaactttgacgcgagATTGTGGgttgtctgctgcgtgtagaagagtattatttggctctggttttcatggaaaCACAGTTCAGTgattgagttaatgtgctctcctcggaaggcgtctcagagcccctttaaactgGTTCGAAAAATAGCCGTGAATAAGCTGCTTCCCCAGGCCGCCACTCCGTCTTCGTTTGCTAATGTATAACTGCGAATAGGCAGAAAGGCATGAACAGAGATCGTCGTATAGCTGGAGAATGACACGTGTCGATGCCAGCGTTGCTGACGCCAGCCGATCAACCGCCTCTGCAGGGCCATGCATAAAGAGCACCTGAAGTGCGACTACGTGCCGTTCTGCATACTGGGGGTGCTCGCTGTTATTGTCATCACGCTCGTCTACTTGTACGCCTACAGACCGGGTACGTGTAAGCGATACAGGAATACGCGTGCTGTGCGCAAATCTGTCTACGGTAAcaagagatgtttttttttctgctttcgtctttcttttttccgCAGACATATTCAACCGTTTTATTGAAGCAAGTAAGCACCTATTACATTTTGGCTTTGACAATAGTTTTCGGCATAAAATGTAAATAAATACTTTCAGCATAGCGCGTGCCGGTACCCCTACCACGAACTACCCTGTGCCACTGCGCGCGCGGCAGGCATGCACGCTGTTGGCGGTAATGTGCCGCCATCTGGCGTCCTCAGGGCGATTTACGCATGCGCACTACCTATAGCGGTACGCGCTACGCTGAAAATATAATTTCTATAATATGCTCTGGGGAATCTTTAAATCTCTATTTTAGCCAATTCTGAAACCAGTAGatctcaatctgttttagattaTATGTTTTGTCTTCAGTTTCCATTTTGATATAAAGAGAAGCCGGAGAGCGATGCACATCATTAGCAGCTATTTTTATTGCCCATCTCGGAAAGCCTGAAACGCGCAGATTAATTGTGATTTAACCTTTGCGCGCCTACTCAAGACAATGGGTGACGAGACGCGTCATTATGAAAAGCTCTGGATCAACTTCGACCAACAGGGCTTATGTAACACGCTCTAATATATCCTGCACGAGGCGTTTAATTTGCAATCCTATTCCACCGAAATTCATCGAGCCGCTTAGAGGGGTTGAACTAAAGGCCTGGAGGTTAATAATTGGAGGGGAAAAGTGTTTTGATAGAGCGTGCAATCCTCCTACGTCCGCTACTGAAAGTGCGCTGCAGGCGTGCCATTCCCGTCGCAATTATAATCTGACGATTAGCCCAATTGTTGCGCAAGCTTGCGATGGCTATGACTCGCCGTCGTTAATTAAGCTCCCGAGTAGGGCGCAATATAGAATGTAGAGGACACTGACAAACACTGGCCTCGAGAGATTGCCCCATCGAAGCGCACCGTTGGTAATATCTTCCGTCGACACCGGCTACtcgtaggaaagaaaaaaagccatAATCCTCCAGTGATGAATTTGCCTAATTCCCGACATCTATATTTAGGCGCTTTACTAATGTTAAACCCGGTACTTGGGTAGTAACAATGAGCGCATAACTGCAAACGTAATCAGGCATTGAAGGCGTTCAAGTGGTCCTCTCAAAGTCTACTGGGCTTGAATTATAGCACATTGCTGTATGCGAGTGATTAGGCTACGCACGTCGCATTGACTTACCAATGCTTCCAACATTTCTGAAGACAATGTGAGATAAAAATCGGTTTGCGAAAGCGGTTATGTTCTTTGTAGTAATAGAGTGGCAAACGGTCGCAGGTACATTGGGATACTTTTGATCTGTCAGTTCATCGCAGCGTTTCCTCTCCAATACCTTGACATATTTGGCCCGACAAGAATGCAGAATAGACGTGTGTAAAGGTCGCAAGGTCTTGCAGCCTTTGTAAACGCTCACATGCATCGATGCATGTGAACGAGATTACTCTTCAAAGCATAACGTGTGCCTGGACATCGCCTGAAGTGCTATAATTAGACACACAGTGGTAATTGTTTTTGCATATTGCCGCAGTTAGAAACCTCTTGGGACTTAAcaagagagaggaagaaaaagaagaggcgGGTTCATTAGGTGACGTCCTTCAAAACTCGAGTGAGTACATAGAAGTTTTTGATTGTATGGGCACAAAAAATGGATAAAGGGATATGTTTAGCGCTGTTATTATTAAAATAATGGCAATTAGAATTAACCTTAGCGCCTTACCGCATTAAACTTAGCATTAGCCTTAAGTTatgaataaaaatatttttaaaaaatatgaaGAACTCGTTGCTTCTTAGTTAATTTTTTCTTTAGATACGGGGCTTCTCACAAATCATAACAAAAGGCACGGCGGGTAACACATGCTGATGTTTACACATTTGTCTTTTTTGCCTTTGAAACAATACGCAGCATTTATGGTTCACCAGATATTTACTGAAAAAACTTTGAAAAATGGATATCCTGTTACCCATCGTGAATGAAAGGCGCAGCACATTGGTAGCTTATCATACCTTGTAACATGTCCGTCATTGGAT is a window of Amblyomma americanum isolate KBUSLIRL-KWMA chromosome 4, ASM5285725v1, whole genome shotgun sequence DNA encoding:
- the LOC144127502 gene encoding uncharacterized protein LOC144127502 — its product is MHKEHLKCDYVPFCILGVLAVIVITLVYLYAYRPDIFNRFIEAIRNLLGLNKREEEKEEAGSLGDVLQNSSSPQDGTARQGRTVKATVWAATNTSNAD